The following proteins are co-located in the Methanobacterium aggregans genome:
- a CDS encoding PAP2 family protein, with protein sequence MEPHIASQSRIGSAKFISAITHPPLVSLPTFTLLNYFFLSFNDFLFLTLICAVFGTVLPITTVMLWINRKGIDVDITDRKKRKLPLIFAISSYLMGFLILYALGAPVITTALMFCYFSNTLIVLFITFFWKISLHAMGVAGPTAAMIYAFGYPGMLFGTIIPVVMWSRVTLKKHSTGQVMAGAAYGLVVTTIQLYLLIP encoded by the coding sequence ATGGAACCCCATATTGCATCACAATCAAGAATTGGTTCTGCGAAGTTTATATCTGCCATAACCCACCCGCCCCTTGTTTCTCTACCAACATTCACACTTCTGAATTACTTTTTCCTCAGTTTCAATGACTTTTTATTTTTAACTTTGATATGTGCAGTTTTTGGAACGGTCTTACCAATTACAACAGTTATGCTGTGGATAAATAGGAAGGGGATAGACGTTGATATAACCGACAGGAAAAAAAGAAAGTTGCCCCTTATCTTTGCAATATCATCCTATTTAATGGGTTTTTTAATCTTGTATGCCTTGGGGGCCCCAGTTATAACCACCGCCCTAATGTTCTGCTACTTCTCAAACACGTTGATCGTGCTTTTTATAACCTTTTTCTGGAAGATCAGCCTCCATGCCATGGGTGTTGCAGGGCCCACAGCTGCCATGATATACGCCTTCGGTTATCCAGGAATGTTATTTGGAACCATTATACCCGTGGTGATGTGGAGCAGGGTAACCCTTAAAAAACACAGCACTGGCCAGGTGATGGCAGGTGCGGCCTATGGACTGGTTGTGACCACGATACAACTTTACCTGTTAATACCATGA
- a CDS encoding HIT family protein → MKTRFLEKVCEQGYGDMMAEVEYWLIFLAPDQKNLGTCVVALKREESELSGLIKEEWSEFFYVVKRMERTIKKAFNATMFNWGSLMNSSYLQNHPDPHLHWHFIPRYREPIEFNGRIFKDPCFGKSTINIHETLYLPSSERDEIIHHLLKFLKL, encoded by the coding sequence ATGAAAACAAGATTTCTTGAAAAGGTATGTGAACAGGGTTATGGAGATATGATGGCTGAGGTTGAGTACTGGCTCATTTTTCTGGCACCTGACCAAAAAAATCTTGGCACATGCGTTGTGGCCTTAAAAAGAGAAGAAAGTGAATTGTCCGGTTTAATAAAGGAGGAATGGTCTGAATTTTTTTATGTGGTGAAACGAATGGAACGCACCATCAAAAAAGCTTTCAATGCAACCATGTTCAACTGGGGAAGTCTTATGAACTCATCCTACCTTCAAAACCATCCAGATCCACACCTTCACTGGCATTTCATACCCCGCTACAGAGAACCAATTGAATTCAATGGTAGAATATTCAAGGATCCCTGTTTTGGTAAGAGCACCATTAACATCCATGAAACCCTTTACCTTCCAAGTTCAGAACGTGACGAGATCATCCACCATCTTCTGAAATTCTTAAAACTCTGA
- a CDS encoding sugar phosphate nucleotidyltransferase — MTKTVGMILCGGFGKRLRPLTERVPKPLIEIRDDYTILDKQLFDFKNAGVDKVLLLTGFLSDKIRERYGDDYKGVKIEYVEESEPLGTLNAIKLGMEHLGDGEQCVIRNGDVVADLNIKKMIEQGEKSDYPLQIFVTKMVSPYGIVEISGDRLVSFKEKPVLDYYINGGVYFSNGDINFGDFDVGDIEKTVFPMLAKENQLGYYKENGLFWMAIDTTKELEQIRKEYQNREDKPWGYEKILINTEKYLTKELFIREGYQTSFHYHEQKDETMYIVSGAGYIEFEDRKEYFGKNDTIRIEPGEVHSIVAMENTVLHEVSTPHLQDTVRVKDYYPAR, encoded by the coding sequence ATGACGAAAACAGTTGGAATGATACTCTGCGGAGGATTTGGGAAGCGTTTAAGACCCCTGACTGAAAGGGTTCCCAAACCCCTCATAGAAATTAGGGATGACTACACCATACTGGACAAACAACTCTTCGACTTTAAAAATGCTGGAGTGGACAAGGTACTCCTTTTAACAGGTTTTTTAAGCGACAAGATAAGGGAGAGATATGGTGATGATTACAAGGGAGTTAAAATTGAATACGTTGAAGAATCAGAACCTCTTGGAACTTTAAATGCTATAAAACTTGGTATGGAACATCTTGGCGACGGTGAACAGTGCGTTATAAGAAACGGGGATGTTGTTGCAGATTTAAACATCAAGAAGATGATAGAACAGGGTGAAAAATCAGACTACCCACTGCAGATCTTCGTTACCAAGATGGTTTCACCCTACGGAATCGTTGAAATCAGTGGGGATCGTTTAGTATCCTTCAAGGAAAAACCAGTCCTTGATTATTACATAAACGGCGGAGTTTACTTCTCAAATGGAGATATAAACTTTGGAGACTTCGATGTTGGAGATATAGAGAAAACTGTGTTCCCAATGCTTGCAAAGGAAAACCAGCTTGGTTACTACAAGGAGAACGGCCTTTTCTGGATGGCAATAGACACAACAAAGGAGCTTGAGCAGATAAGGAAGGAGTACCAGAACCGTGAGGACAAACCATGGGGTTACGAGAAGATTCTAATAAACACCGAGAAGTACCTGACCAAGGAGCTCTTCATACGTGAAGGGTACCAGACATCCTTCCACTACCACGAGCAGAAGGATGAAACCATGTACATAGTAAGCGGTGCAGGCTACATCGAATTTGAGGATCGTAAAGAGTACTTCGGTAAAAACGACACCATAAGGATAGAGCCTGGTGAAGTTCACTCCATAGTGGCCATGGAAAACACAGTGCTCCACGAGGTTTCAACACCGCACCTTCAGGACACAGTTAGGGTTAAGGATTACTACCCAGCAAGGTAG
- a CDS encoding AIR synthase-related protein: MDIEGFVRRSMKEQDEKSVQEDLKNKILEYKEINPEKASEMAQAVIEEVKNTLKIDECSDESLKDIIRYPHSNVGMGEIGVGSRGAGDFFVHRKIAEIVSSTKSSALINPTAQDDGGVVKANVGADDVYITTAVDGIHSRLSEYPFLGGFHVARATLRDVCVMGADPVAMLSDLHLADDGDVGKLFDFTAGVCAVSELVDVPLVAGSTLRVGGDMVLGDRLVSAVGAVGVSKYPPTARKRAESGDVILLTEGSGGGTISTTALYHGLFDVVWETMDISFIKSSEAIFQAGLLPEVHAMTDVTNGGLRGDAHEISKTTGLGLTFHDDKIRGMVNPKVLEMLENLDIDPLGVSVDSLMIIAPEDVASRVKKAISGVGVGIDEIGYVDESGKSKLVKDGVEEELKPLFREAAYTKIKKIVGDIEPEDFEVMKEKVEKAAMDAIDKKDRVVDMVRGR, translated from the coding sequence GTGGACATAGAAGGCTTTGTAAGGCGCTCAATGAAAGAACAAGACGAAAAATCCGTTCAAGAGGACCTTAAAAACAAAATACTTGAATACAAAGAAATAAACCCTGAAAAAGCCAGTGAAATGGCTCAAGCAGTGATTGAAGAGGTTAAAAATACCCTGAAAATCGATGAATGCAGTGACGAATCATTGAAGGACATCATAAGGTACCCCCACTCCAACGTTGGAATGGGTGAGATAGGTGTTGGATCCAGAGGTGCTGGAGACTTCTTCGTTCACAGAAAGATTGCAGAGATAGTTTCAAGCACCAAAAGCAGTGCACTCATAAATCCAACAGCCCAGGACGACGGAGGCGTTGTCAAAGCCAACGTAGGGGCTGATGATGTTTACATAACAACTGCAGTGGACGGAATACACTCCAGACTCAGTGAATACCCATTCCTTGGAGGTTTCCACGTTGCAAGAGCCACCCTCCGTGACGTCTGCGTTATGGGAGCTGATCCCGTTGCAATGCTCAGCGACCTGCACCTTGCAGACGACGGAGACGTTGGAAAACTCTTCGACTTCACTGCAGGAGTCTGCGCAGTTTCAGAACTCGTTGACGTGCCCCTAGTGGCCGGAAGCACCCTCAGGGTTGGTGGAGACATGGTTCTTGGGGACAGGCTGGTGAGTGCTGTGGGTGCAGTTGGAGTATCCAAGTATCCACCAACAGCAAGGAAACGGGCAGAATCAGGTGACGTTATACTCCTCACAGAGGGTTCTGGAGGAGGTACCATAAGTACCACGGCCCTTTACCACGGACTATTCGATGTTGTCTGGGAAACCATGGACATAAGCTTTATAAAATCCTCAGAAGCAATATTCCAGGCAGGACTGCTTCCAGAGGTTCATGCAATGACCGATGTGACCAACGGCGGGCTCAGGGGAGATGCCCATGAAATCTCCAAAACAACAGGCCTGGGACTGACCTTCCACGATGACAAGATACGTGGCATGGTGAACCCCAAGGTGCTTGAGATGCTTGAAAACCTTGACATAGACCCCCTGGGTGTTTCAGTGGACTCATTGATGATCATAGCACCAGAAGATGTTGCATCACGGGTTAAAAAGGCAATATCTGGTGTTGGTGTGGGTATCGATGAAATTGGTTACGTTGATGAAAGTGGTAAATCCAAGCTCGTGAAGGACGGGGTTGAGGAGGAGCTGAAGCCACTCTTCAGGGAAGCAGCATACACCAAGATAAAGAAGATCGTTGGGGACATTGAACCTGAAGACTTCGAAGTAATGAAGGAAAAGGTTGAAAAAGCTGCAATGGATGCAATAGATAAAAAGGACAGGGTTGTGGATATGGTTAGGGGAAGATAG
- the sfsA gene encoding DNA/RNA nuclease SfsA, which produces MIISNLITGSFIERPNRFTVIFRMDNFDKKLKDNVGNDLKTITEKAHLRDPGRLEELLFSGVKLLLRPAINPEGRKTKFDVIAVFKDNNWVLINSGFHSDIAQELIESGLISEFSGYSIKKREYSHGKSRIDFLLSANSRNSDNNGNNRMLLEVKGCTLVEEGHARFPDAPTKRGRKHVEELKDALEEGYISTVLFLVLKEDADDFAPNRVTDPDFSDSLNAARDSGVLIVPYSFKNIYKPSKKELEIKPFKRVELDF; this is translated from the coding sequence ATGATAATATCCAATTTGATAACAGGAAGCTTCATTGAAAGGCCCAACAGGTTCACAGTAATCTTCAGAATGGATAATTTTGATAAAAAGTTAAAAGATAATGTTGGGAACGATCTTAAAACCATCACTGAAAAGGCACATCTCCGCGACCCTGGAAGACTTGAAGAACTCCTTTTTTCTGGCGTTAAACTTCTTTTAAGGCCAGCAATTAATCCTGAAGGCAGAAAAACCAAGTTCGATGTGATTGCAGTTTTCAAAGACAACAATTGGGTTCTTATAAATTCAGGCTTCCACAGTGACATAGCTCAGGAACTCATAGAATCAGGATTAATATCTGAATTTTCAGGTTATTCAATTAAAAAAAGGGAATACTCCCATGGTAAAAGTAGAATAGACTTCCTATTATCTGCTAATTCACGTAATTCTGATAATAATGGCAATAACAGAATGTTGCTTGAGGTTAAAGGCTGCACCCTTGTTGAAGAGGGACATGCAAGGTTTCCAGATGCACCCACAAAAAGGGGCAGGAAGCATGTTGAGGAGCTCAAAGATGCCCTGGAAGAAGGGTACATATCCACAGTACTATTTTTGGTATTAAAGGAAGATGCAGATGATTTTGCACCCAACAGAGTTACAGATCCTGATTTTTCAGATTCATTAAATGCAGCCAGGGATTCTGGAGTTCTGATAGTTCCCTACTCCTTTAAAAATATCTACAAGCCATCAAAAAAGGAATTAGAAATAAAACCCTTTAAAAGAGTTGAATTGGATTTTTAG
- a CDS encoding PAS domain S-box protein — protein MDEDKTKKQLILEINSMREELDHLKSDIHFKGENMDLCRPLTGKEELYNVLFKHSQDYVFILGLDGNIIDFNYEVEKIGGLNRHEIVGKHFSEFKEILGGDISKHKRFLEDLIRGESVTPFDSDFVSTTGKKHIMKLIPVPIEKNGNLRSIMVIMRDLTDYVESMNALSESEEKFRSLVESASDAIILINKEGNITLWNESASNMFGFSENEIIGSPIERIIPEDYSKFHEGSLSYPINCEVEGKTFEGLGIKKNGETFSIDVSHTSWLMKGEPVFCTIIRDVSRRKKAENELIGSQKKYKTIFENTGTAMCIVEKDGTISLTNTEFTKTMGYSADYLEGANLKKFTKTNFRKIMDYQRLKSLNPDTAPVKYELNFFDSKKTLKTAMLNIAGIPGTDKTLISLLDITELKKSEQKIVNQNKILNGFNKIFKCALSSKNQEELAKICLNTCEEITESKLGFIQLLNKRGNLDFVALSDPAWEVSKFLKNDKEFLMKDLKLQGIYARPVVEEKSIIVKDPSSHPNSIGLPKGHFPLECFLGVPLKRGNKIIGVIGLANKKEDYGHDDVETVEKLSNAIAEVLTLKHAEEKLIKSQEKFRQMAENVEEGVWISDVGSKNTMYVNPAYEKIFGLSKESIHKNPGSWMDILHHDDVERVSKHAYRIFHKHEFEQKRIEYRIIRSDGSIRWIQSQISPIKNENGEIIRFVGVTDDVTERVLAEEKIQKSLEEKELLLKEIHHRVKNNMQIVSSLLNLQSRYIDDEEAYAVFKESQNRVKSMALVHEKLYRSTDLASVNFGEYVRSLSKELLISYGSRSNNVAIKTDLDDVFLNADTAIPCGLIVTEIISNSIKYAFDGEGGEICVGLHRYNGGFEILIGDNGVGIPEDMDLENTETLGLLLINSLTSQIDGEVELLRKGGTSFRIKIPLNEDIILNNC, from the coding sequence ATGGATGAAGATAAAACAAAAAAACAGCTCATATTGGAAATTAATAGTATGAGGGAAGAGTTGGATCATCTTAAATCAGATATTCATTTCAAAGGGGAGAACATGGACCTATGCAGGCCATTAACGGGTAAAGAAGAACTTTACAATGTTTTATTTAAACATTCTCAAGATTACGTATTCATATTGGGGCTTGACGGGAATATAATAGATTTCAACTATGAGGTAGAAAAAATTGGTGGATTGAACCGCCATGAAATTGTTGGGAAACACTTCTCAGAATTTAAAGAAATCTTAGGGGGCGACATTTCCAAACATAAAAGATTTCTAGAGGATTTAATCAGGGGAGAGTCTGTTACTCCATTCGATTCAGACTTCGTGAGCACCACTGGTAAAAAACATATCATGAAACTGATACCAGTTCCAATAGAAAAGAATGGAAATTTAAGGTCTATAATGGTGATAATGAGGGATTTAACAGATTATGTTGAATCAATGAATGCACTGAGTGAGAGTGAGGAAAAGTTCCGTTCACTTGTTGAATCCGCGAGTGATGCAATAATCCTCATCAACAAAGAGGGAAATATTACCTTATGGAATGAAAGTGCATCTAACATGTTTGGATTCTCTGAAAATGAGATCATTGGCAGTCCCATTGAAAGGATCATCCCAGAAGACTACTCCAAGTTCCATGAGGGATCCTTAAGCTATCCAATTAACTGTGAAGTTGAAGGAAAAACTTTCGAGGGTCTAGGCATAAAAAAGAACGGTGAAACCTTTTCAATTGATGTTTCACACACCAGCTGGCTAATGAAGGGAGAACCTGTTTTCTGTACCATAATAAGGGATGTAAGTAGGCGTAAAAAAGCTGAAAATGAATTAATAGGATCTCAAAAGAAGTACAAGACCATATTCGAGAACACAGGAACTGCCATGTGCATAGTTGAAAAGGATGGAACCATATCACTTACAAACACAGAATTCACAAAAACCATGGGTTACAGTGCAGATTATCTGGAAGGTGCAAACCTTAAAAAATTCACAAAAACCAACTTCAGAAAGATCATGGACTATCAAAGATTAAAAAGTCTAAATCCAGATACAGCTCCAGTGAAGTATGAATTAAACTTCTTTGACAGTAAAAAAACTCTTAAAACTGCCATGCTGAACATTGCAGGAATTCCGGGAACAGATAAAACCTTGATATCCCTCCTGGACATCACCGAGCTTAAAAAATCAGAACAAAAGATCGTAAATCAGAACAAAATCCTCAACGGCTTTAACAAGATATTTAAATGTGCACTGTCATCCAAAAACCAGGAAGAACTTGCAAAGATATGTTTGAACACCTGTGAGGAGATCACAGAAAGTAAGTTAGGATTCATACAGCTCTTAAACAAACGGGGCAATCTGGATTTCGTTGCATTAAGCGATCCTGCATGGGAGGTATCTAAATTCTTAAAAAACGATAAAGAATTCCTCATGAAGGATCTGAAGCTCCAGGGAATATATGCCAGGCCTGTGGTAGAGGAAAAATCCATTATAGTGAAGGATCCATCATCCCATCCTAACAGCATAGGTTTACCTAAGGGCCATTTTCCACTGGAATGTTTCCTGGGAGTTCCCCTTAAAAGGGGCAATAAGATCATTGGAGTCATTGGACTGGCAAATAAAAAAGAAGATTATGGTCATGATGATGTTGAAACAGTTGAAAAACTTTCAAATGCCATAGCGGAGGTTCTCACTCTTAAACATGCCGAAGAAAAACTCATAAAAAGTCAAGAGAAGTTCCGACAAATGGCTGAAAATGTTGAAGAAGGGGTATGGATAAGTGATGTGGGATCGAAGAACACGATGTATGTGAATCCTGCATATGAGAAAATATTTGGATTGTCCAAGGAGAGCATCCACAAAAATCCAGGTTCATGGATGGACATATTACACCATGATGATGTGGAACGTGTTTCAAAACATGCCTACAGAATCTTCCACAAACATGAATTTGAACAAAAAAGGATCGAGTACCGTATAATAAGATCTGACGGCTCAATCAGGTGGATACAATCCCAGATATCCCCAATAAAGAATGAAAATGGAGAGATAATCCGTTTTGTTGGAGTTACTGATGATGTAACAGAACGTGTACTGGCTGAGGAGAAAATACAGAAATCCCTTGAAGAAAAGGAACTTCTCCTTAAGGAGATACATCACCGTGTTAAAAACAACATGCAAATAGTTTCCAGCCTTCTGAACCTGCAGTCAAGGTACATAGATGATGAAGAAGCCTACGCTGTTTTCAAGGAGAGTCAGAACCGTGTTAAATCAATGGCACTGGTCCATGAAAAACTCTACAGATCCACTGATCTTGCCAGTGTGAACTTTGGGGAATATGTGAGAAGCCTTTCAAAGGAACTTCTGATATCCTACGGTTCACGAAGCAACAACGTGGCCATAAAAACGGATCTGGACGATGTGTTTTTAAATGCAGATACTGCCATACCCTGCGGTTTAATTGTGACTGAAATAATATCCAATTCCATTAAATACGCATTTGATGGTGAAGGTGGGGAGATATGCGTGGGACTCCACAGGTACAATGGGGGCTTTGAGATTCTGATTGGGGACAACGGTGTTGGAATTCCAGAGGATATGGACCTTGAAAATACTGAAACACTCGGCCTGTTACTCATAAACTCACTGACATCCCAGATCGATGGTGAGGTTGAACTTTTACGAAAAGGAGGAACTTCATTCAGGATAAAAATTCCTTTAAATGAGGATATCATCCTGAATAACTGTTGA
- the hisH gene encoding imidazole glycerol phosphate synthase subunit HisH encodes MITIIDYGSGNLKSIKNGFLKVGADVSISSDVDEMKDAEALVLPGVGAFGNAMAQLKEYQEVIHSHINDKKPFLGVCLGLQVLFEKSQESPGVEGLSVFEGDVLHFPDSMKSQGLKIPHMGWNKLQMENPCPLFEGVGPEYMYFVHSYYVNPSERDIIAATVDYGFDVPAAVCRGNTFATQFHPEKSGEPGLKILQNFVELI; translated from the coding sequence ATGATAACCATAATCGATTACGGCTCAGGAAACCTTAAAAGTATTAAAAATGGCTTTTTGAAGGTGGGTGCAGATGTTTCCATCTCAAGTGACGTGGATGAGATGAAGGATGCTGAAGCACTTGTTCTTCCAGGGGTTGGTGCCTTTGGAAATGCAATGGCCCAGCTTAAAGAGTATCAAGAGGTTATACACAGCCATATAAATGATAAAAAACCGTTTTTAGGTGTTTGTCTTGGACTCCAGGTTCTCTTTGAAAAAAGTCAGGAAAGTCCAGGGGTTGAAGGACTCAGTGTCTTTGAGGGGGATGTTCTTCACTTCCCAGATTCCATGAAATCCCAGGGACTTAAGATACCCCATATGGGATGGAACAAACTTCAGATGGAAAATCCCTGTCCATTGTTTGAAGGGGTTGGCCCTGAGTACATGTACTTCGTGCACTCCTACTACGTGAATCCCAGTGAGAGGGACATCATCGCTGCAACGGTTGATTATGGTTTTGATGTTCCTGCTGCTGTCTGCAGGGGCAACACATTTGCAACCCAGTTCCACCCTGAAAAAAGCGGAGAACCTGGACTTAAGATCCTCCAGAACTTCGTTGAACTGATTTAA
- the cfbD gene encoding Ni-sirohydrochlorin a,c-diamide reductive cyclase catalytic subunit, with the protein MHPRPSPIAASLYTLRDMNADVIILHGPHGCCFRTGRLLENDGVRVVTTAMSENDFVFGAADKLEETIRKVEEMFSPKLVGVVGTCASMIIGEDLKEAVKNADIDATVIPVESHGGFGEGDNTEGAIMVLDAAAKAGVIPEEERERQTRMLKLATQTEKTRGMAQGGYIKPSYGDNKVQVARVLLESFERGDQIAMVLNAKKETSYLFSDLLKVPFGEVYPDNKPLIIANLDEKVGLSRIRQHAVNIRRELSDEGVTIDEISGGLDEYPVTGEEAARIIKEGSFDMVVVAGVPHALPVEEIEAETIAVTDGPRLVEPLKKLGYTYVVTELDAHSKTLGTDHIVPSDFGEILMGLMDF; encoded by the coding sequence ATGCATCCAAGACCCAGCCCAATAGCTGCTTCACTCTACACACTGCGTGATATGAACGCGGACGTTATCATACTCCACGGCCCCCACGGCTGCTGTTTCAGAACAGGCAGACTCCTTGAAAACGATGGCGTCAGGGTTGTTACCACTGCAATGTCTGAAAATGACTTCGTATTCGGAGCTGCAGACAAGCTTGAGGAAACCATAAGAAAGGTTGAGGAGATGTTCTCCCCAAAGCTCGTTGGAGTGGTTGGAACCTGTGCAAGCATGATAATTGGAGAAGACCTTAAAGAGGCAGTTAAAAATGCAGATATAGATGCAACTGTTATTCCTGTGGAGTCCCATGGAGGATTCGGCGAAGGGGACAACACAGAGGGTGCCATAATGGTGCTGGACGCTGCAGCAAAGGCAGGAGTCATACCCGAGGAAGAAAGGGAACGACAGACCCGCATGCTGAAACTCGCAACCCAGACAGAGAAAACCAGGGGCATGGCCCAGGGCGGTTACATCAAGCCATCTTATGGTGACAATAAGGTTCAGGTTGCAAGGGTGCTCCTTGAAAGCTTTGAAAGGGGAGACCAAATAGCAATGGTGCTCAACGCTAAAAAAGAAACTTCTTACCTCTTTTCAGACCTTCTTAAGGTTCCTTTCGGAGAGGTTTACCCTGATAACAAGCCCCTGATCATTGCAAACCTTGATGAGAAGGTTGGACTTTCAAGGATAAGGCAGCACGCCGTGAATATTCGCAGGGAGCTTTCAGATGAAGGTGTAACCATTGATGAAATAAGTGGAGGTCTGGATGAGTACCCTGTTACAGGTGAGGAAGCTGCACGAATCATCAAGGAAGGAAGCTTTGACATGGTTGTTGTTGCAGGTGTGCCCCATGCACTGCCTGTAGAAGAGATAGAAGCTGAAACCATAGCTGTGACAGACGGTCCAAGACTGGTTGAACCCCTAAAGAAGCTTGGATACACCTACGTTGTAACTGAACTCGACGCCCATTCAAAAACCCTTGGAACAGACCATATAGTTCCATCTGATTTTGGAGAGATTTTAATGGGACTTATGGATTTTTAA
- a CDS encoding potassium channel family protein has product MFVLFELLREHFPKLVKKPITRILILVLAVVAYGTIGFHLIEGQPWIVSFYWTFITIGTVGYGDYSPVTSLGMYFTITLLVLGIGTFAVAIESIVELIVSKEQMKLMGLINVKKSRHVVICGWTESTAECIKEIGRGSEVFILDENEAVRKLALKNGVNFVHGDPTRIKDLEKANVRGAKAVIVDMESDSHTIHCILGIRKLDQEVRVIAEAQRYENIEQIKLAGATQVISPFVISGRLMHKSIDDGYEAMFVQDVLAEKKERELKEVKIGSESYFAGKSIVDADIHENTGVVLVGIGKNGDLTIDPPRNMTIESGDIILGIGKPEEFERLERDDPTGQA; this is encoded by the coding sequence ATGTTTGTACTATTCGAACTTTTAAGGGAACATTTCCCCAAACTGGTTAAAAAACCCATCACCCGTATTTTAATACTGGTTCTAGCAGTTGTAGCCTACGGAACCATTGGTTTCCATCTTATAGAAGGTCAGCCATGGATCGTGTCATTCTACTGGACATTCATAACAATTGGAACCGTTGGATATGGAGATTACAGCCCTGTAACATCCCTTGGGATGTACTTCACAATAACCCTGTTGGTGCTGGGTATTGGAACATTTGCAGTGGCTATTGAATCAATTGTGGAACTTATCGTGAGTAAAGAACAAATGAAGCTCATGGGGCTGATTAACGTGAAAAAATCAAGACATGTTGTGATATGCGGCTGGACAGAAAGTACAGCAGAATGTATAAAGGAAATTGGAAGGGGAAGCGAGGTTTTTATCTTGGATGAAAATGAGGCAGTTCGCAAGCTGGCACTGAAAAATGGTGTTAACTTCGTTCACGGCGATCCTACACGTATAAAAGACCTTGAAAAGGCAAATGTTAGGGGTGCGAAGGCAGTAATAGTGGATATGGAATCAGATTCACATACAATACACTGCATACTTGGAATAAGAAAGTTAGACCAGGAAGTCAGGGTGATAGCTGAGGCACAACGCTACGAAAACATAGAACAGATAAAACTTGCAGGTGCAACCCAGGTGATCTCTCCATTCGTGATATCTGGCAGGCTGATGCACAAGAGCATAGATGACGGTTACGAGGCCATGTTCGTCCAGGATGTTCTGGCTGAGAAGAAGGAAAGGGAACTGAAAGAGGTTAAAATAGGTTCTGAAAGTTATTTTGCAGGTAAAAGCATAGTGGATGCTGATATACATGAAAATACAGGAGTTGTGCTTGTAGGGATTGGTAAAAATGGAGATTTGACCATAGATCCTCCTAGAAACATGACCATAGAATCTGGAGATATAATACTTGGAATTGGGAAGCCTGAGGAGTTTGAAAGGCTTGAAAGAGATGATCCAACTGGACAAGCCTGA